From one Scophthalmus maximus strain ysfricsl-2021 chromosome 19, ASM2237912v1, whole genome shotgun sequence genomic stretch:
- the LOC118313753 gene encoding long-chain-fatty-acid--CoA ligase ACSBG2 isoform X6: MEGSGQASETPITIHQMFLEAVDHYGDCPALVSKTEGQSVTLTWRQYYEQCRAAAKGFLKLGLERYHGVGILGFNSAEWFISDIGCILAGGLAAGIYTTNSPEACHYVASNCDANILVVENQKQLDKILQVKDQLPHLKAIVQYKGELQQKAPFLYTWAEFMKLGEEIPDEQLNAMIDSLRANECCTLIYTSGTTGNPKGVMLSHDNLTWTARTASLLVDYTYAAEVLVSYLPLSHVAAQMIDMWITMAFAGTVYFAEPDALKGSLATTLKEARPTYFMGVPRVWEKMQEKMKAMGAKTSPMRKRVADWAKSIGLQYNYSAMNGENVVPWGFMLANNLVFKKVRTALGLDRCKICFTGAAPVTKDTLEYFMSLNVPLMELYGMSESSGPHTVSVNSDYKLTSCGKVMPGCKTKLENPDGDGNGEICFWGRNVFMGYLNMPDKTAETLDEDGWLHSGDLGKNDQHEFLYITGRIKELIITAGGENIPPVPIEDALKAEVPILSNSMLIGDKLKFLSMLLTLKCTVDDNGDPTDDLSPEVLDFCQQHGITATKVSEVIANKEPAIYQAIQEGMERINARATSNAQKVQKWVIVERDFSIGGGELGPTMKLRRPIVVKKYQEKIDEIYAVASEKP, from the exons ATGGAGGGCTCGGGCCAGGCCTCGGAGActcccatcaccatccatcAGATGTTCCTGGAGGCGGTGGACCACTACGGCGACTGTCCTGCCTTGGTGTCCAAAACGGAGGGCCAGTCGGTGACCCTGACGTGGAGGCAATACTACGAGCAGTGCCGTGCGGCTGCAAAAGGTTTTCTCAAG CTGGGGCTGGAGCGTTACCATGGCGTGGGCATCTTGGGATTCAACTCCGCCGAGTGGTTCATCTCAGACATCGGCTGCATCTTGGCTGG GGGCCTGGCCGCCGGCATTTACACGACCAACTCCCCCGAGGCTTGTCACTACGTGGCGTCCAACTGTGACGCCAACATCCTGGTCGTGGAGAACCAGAAACAGCTCGACAAAATCCTGCAG GTTAAAGATCAACTACCTCATCTGAAAGCCATCGTTCAGTATAAAGgcgagctgcagcagaaagcaCCGTTCCTGTATACA TGGGCGGAGTTCATGAAGCTGGGGGAGGAGATTCCCGACGAGCAGCTGAATGCTATGATTGACAGTCTCCGGGCCAACGAGTGCTGTACTCTCATCTATACCTCAGGAACCACTGGCAACCCTAAAGGAGTCATGCTGAGCCACGACAAC CTGACATGGACGGCCCGCACAGCATCGCTCTTGGTAGATTACACCTACGCTGCAGAGGTGTTGGTCAGTTACTTGCCGCTCAGCCACGTGGCGGCTCAGATGATAGACATGTGGATCACTATGGCCTTTGCTGGAACGGTCTACTTTGCAGAGCCAGATGCCCTCAAG GGCTCCTTGGCAACAACGCTGAAAGAGGCTCGCCCGACGTATTTCATGGGGGTCCCTCGAGTGTGGGAGAAGATGCAGGAGAAGATGAAAGCTATGGGTGCCAAGACATCCCCGATGAGAAAGAGAGTGGCGGACTGGGCCAAGTCCATAGGCCTGCAGTATAACTACAGTGCCATGAACGG GGAGAATGTGGTGCCGTGGGGTTTCATGCTGGCTAACAATCTGGTCTTCAAGAAGGTGCGCACCGCACTGGGCTTAGACCGCTGCAAGATCTGCTTCACGGGCGCTGCCCCCGTCACCAAAGATACTCTGGAGTACTTCATGAGCCTCAACGTCCCGTTGATGGAGCTGTACGGCATGAGTGAGAGCTCCGGCCCGCACACCGTCTCCGTCAACAGCGACTACAAGCTCACAAG CTGCGGGAAAGTGATGCCAGGCTGCAAGACGAAGCTGGAGAACCCAGACGGGGATGGGAACGGAGAGATCTGTTTCTGGGGTCGGAACGTCTTCATGGGCTACCTGAACATGCCCGACAAAACGGCAGAGACTCTCGACGAGGACGGCTGGCTGCACTCTGGAGACCTGGGGAAAAACGACCAGCATGAATTCCTGTACATCACAGGAAGGATCAAGG agcTGATCATCACTGCTGGCGGAGAGAACATCCCTCCTGTGCCCATCGAGGATGCACTGAAGGCCGAGGTGCCAATTTTAAGCAACTCCATGCTGATCGGCGACAAGCTCAAGTTCCTCTCCATGCTGCTCACTCTCAAA TGCACCGTAGACGACAACGGCGACCCCACGGACGACCTGAGCCCCGAGGTTCTGGACTTCTGCCAGCAGCACGGCATCACAGCGACCAAGGTGTCAGAGGTCATAGCCAATAAGGAGCCAGCAATCTACCAAGCCATTCAGGAGGGCATGGAGCGCATCAACGCCAGAGCAACATCCAACGCCCAGAAGGTCCAGAAGTGGGTCATTGTGGAGAGAGACTTCTCTATTGGCGGAGGAGAACTGG GACCCACGATGAAACTCaggaggcccattgttgtgaaGAAGTACCAGGAGAAAATAGACGAAATATACGCAGTGGCCTCGGAAAAACCGTAG